In Thunnus thynnus chromosome 13, fThuThy2.1, whole genome shotgun sequence, the following proteins share a genomic window:
- the pigs gene encoding GPI transamidase component PIG-S: MATTEVERRRGQLAALSIAAVVIIVGVPLWWRTTETYRAWLPVSQIQELAKLQLQLSADVEVVFARGTVTPEQQKKVPLTQTQDEEHIVDEDTALRYRYETRYRTATIMEEDALNQPTAAEADLSLHTLSESPCGSLVVYVIPDSSSLLPEDVDVYIGQRRTALLRIGAQMRVGKTLEQLLAHLEPRIKQVLQVMSFSHTDITAALSDRVRLSPGNKESIADSMRAFKSSPGYEITFSLLNPDPKSHRLHWDIEGAVQTYIQPLLTKLSPVANFSMDSQTLHYAVLGVNPRFDSSRNAYTLNADSLAHVINPVEARLGSNAASSNPVLNFLLYVPDAHRSPLYIHDHKKQEVASNAFHSPRWGGIMVYNVDGFYGPQAVFPVDININMAKVMGVFLAQLRLLLGVQSSTPPPGFLVAQCGSTGLADWELDRLMWSRSVENVATATTTITSLAQLLDQIGNIVINDNIAQQVSSAVTSLQLAVAELEAGNLGFALQYSKEAILASERAFFDPSLLHLLYFPDDQKFAIYIPLFLPMCVPILLSLLKIVSEARQKRREKQAKKD; encoded by the exons ATGGCTACCACGGAAGTGG aGCGTAGACGTGGCCAGCTTGCTGCTCTGTCCATAGCAGCGGTGGTCATCATCGTGGGAGTTCCTCTGTGGTGGCGAACAACTGAAACGTACCGCGCCTGGTTGCCTGTCAGTCAGATACAAGAGTTGGCTAAGCTGCAG CTACAGTTGAGTGCTGATGTGGAGGTTGTGTTTGCACGTGGAACCGTGACGCCAGAACAGCAGAAAAAGGTCCCACTGACGCAGACACAGGATGAGGAGCACATAGTAGATG AGGACACAGCGTTGAGGTACAGGTATGAGACACGGTATCGCACGGCTACAATCATGGAGGAGGACGCCCTGAACCAGCCCACTGCTGCAG AGGCAGATCTCTCTCTGCACACACTCAGTGAGAGTCCGTGTGGTTCTTTGGTTGTGTATGTGATCCCAGACTCATCTTCACTGCTGCCTGAG GATGTCGACGTGTATATCGGTCAGCGACGGACAGCTTTGCTGCGTATTGGTGCCCAGATGAGAGTGGGCAAGACGCTAGAGCAATTGTTGGCTCACCTGGAGCCTCGGATCAAGCAGGTgctgcaggtgatgtcttttagCCACACCGACATCACCGCTGCCCTCAGCGACAGAGTCCGTCTCAGCCCCGGCAACAAAGAGAGCATAGCTGACAGTATGAGAGCCTTTAAATCCAGCCCAG gTTATGAGATAACATTCAGTCTGCTGAACCCAGACCCAAAGTCACACCGGCTGCACTGGGACATAGAGGGTGCTGTGCAGACCTACATCCAACCTTTGCTTACAAAACTGTCTCCTGTGGCCAACTTTAGCATGGACTCTCAG ACTTTGCACTATGCTGTGCTCGGTGTCAACCCTCGCTTTGACAGCAGCCGCAACGCCTACACACTCAACGCTGACAGCCTTGCACATGTCATCAACCCCGTGGAAGCTAGACTGg GCTCTAATGCTGCATCTTCCAACCCGGTGCTGAATTTTCTGCTGTACGTCCCAGATGCCCACCGTTCACCCCTTTACATCCATGACCACAAGAAACAAGAAGTGGCTTCAAATGCGTTTCACTCTCCACGTTGGGGTGGAATCATG gTCTATAACGTTGATGGCTTCTATGGACCACAGGCTGTGTTCCCTGTTGACATCAACATTAAtatggccaaagtcatgggagtCTTCCTTGCACAGCTACG ACTGCTGCTGGGGGTACAGTCATCTACCCCTCCCCCTGGCTTCCTGGTGGCACAGTGCGGCAGTACAGGATTGGCTGATTGGGAGCTAGACCGCCTCATGTGGAGTCGGAGTGTGGAAAACGTCGCAACAGcaaccaccaccatcacctcTCTGGCACAGCTGCTGGACCAGATAGGCAACATCGTTATCAATGACAATATTGCCCAACAG GTGTCCAGTGCCGTCACGTCACTGCAGCTGGCTGTGGCTGAGTTGGAGGCCGGGAACCTCGGTTTTGCTCTGCAGTACAGTAAGGAGGCCATCTTGGCGTCAGAGAGAGCCTTCTTTGACCCTTcgctcctccacctcctctacTTTCCCGATGACCAGAAGTTTGCCATCTACATACCCCTCTTCCTGCCCATGTGTGTCCCTATTCTGCTGTCACTGCTCAAAATAGTGTCTGAGGCTAGACAGAAACGCAGAGAAAAGCAGGCCAAGAAGGACTGA